One window from the genome of Megalobrama amblycephala isolate DHTTF-2021 linkage group LG4, ASM1881202v1, whole genome shotgun sequence encodes:
- the LOC125266040 gene encoding uncharacterized protein LOC125266040, translating into MDFDDGLEPVIPAAVGRKRKASIENHQRGETKRARHSGEGKHPKINCGHRATASRPNVGMCHADKLSDEDVAFNFTKMYKNATKVDQDKILLRLSTISKCSRVRVSADVKKKAREVTVKYCLLSCAPPHHKIPVCKATFLSVLGVSKDRVSRVVKYFSQHGEARPECRGGTRNVDEKMENRQAVVQHVSSFMCKASHYARRGAPGRKYLPSDMSVTKMHRLFQEQNHRDISYSLYYNVFCTSFNLGFGHPAKDCCATCMSSRLRMKDPHLTEEERKAEIVSVMLHRRRARVFYTLLNAVEDTVTVCFDMMQNLSLPKSPIGQTYYSRQLYMYVFGVVVHHGERSLQALSDCHLYVWLENQNRKDSNMTASALDHCLRTSLAEDVQQAGHLRLFSDSCYGQNKNSTMVGMLSSLRSTIFKDVKMECFFPVRGHSFLPVDRVFGRIEQDIRKQDTILLPDKYTNILKKHGSVYVYGKDWESFDHKAAAKALIQSTRSYKISEARVLEIDGKGLGVRTTFSGPTYQHTLLKRGNNWGQYKADPLPMMTTVKAVKKKDIISLLKAIGAPANVEAFYNHALAVTSDVHRGEE; encoded by the exons ATGGATTTCGATGACGGATTGGAGCCGGTCATTCCAGCTGCTGTTGGGAGAAAGAGGAAGGCATCTATAGAAAATCATCAAAGGGGGGAGACCAAACGGGCAAGGCATTCAGGGGAGGGAAAACATCCAAAGATTAATTGTGGTCATCGTGCGACTGCGAGTAGGCCTAATGTTGGTATGTGTCATGCCGACAAACTGTCAGATGAAGATGTAGCCTTCAACttcacaaaaatgtataaaaacgcTACAAAAGTGGACCAGGATAAAATACTCCTGCGTCTGTCAACAATAAGCAAATGCAGCAGGGTACGAGTCTCCGCTGATGTCAAGAAGAAAGCCAGGGAGGTTACAGTGAAATACTGCCTTTTGTCCTGCGCTCCTCCCCATCACAAGATACCTGTCTGCAAGGCTACATTTCTAAGTGTCCTTg GTGTTAGTAAAGACAGAGTCTCCAGAGTGGTGAAATACTTCAGTCAACATGGTGAAGCCAGACCAGAGTGCAGGGGTGGAACCAGAAATGTTGATGAGAAGATGGAGAACAGGCAGGCAGTAGTTCAGCATGTGTCCTCATTCATGTGCAAGGCCAGCCACTACGCTCGTCGTGGTGCACCTGGACGGAAGTACCTCCCAAGTGACATGTCAGTAACCAAAATGCACCGGCTGTTCCAGGAGCAGAACCACAGGGACATCAGCTACTCCCTGTATTACAATGTTTTCTGCACCTCATTCAACTTGGGATTTGGGCATCCAGCAAAGGACTGCTGTGCCACCTGTATGAGCTCGAGACTCCGTATGAAAGATCCTCACCTTACTGAGGAAGAGAGGAAGGCAGAGATCGTGTCTGTCATGCTCCACCGACGCAGAGCCCGGGTGTTCTACACATTGCTAAATGCAGTGgaggacacagttactgtctgCTTTGACATGATGCAGAACCTCTCTCTGCCCAAGTCTCCCATTGGCCAGACCTACTACTCTAGGCAGCTTTACATGTATGTGTTTGGTGTTGTGGTCCACCATGGAGAGAGGAGTCTGCAGGCACTGAGTGACTGTCATCTCTACGTGTGGCTTGAAAATCAAAATAGAAAAGACAGCAACATGACCGCCTCTGCCCTGGACCACTGCCTGAGAACCAGTTTAGCCGAAGATGTCCAACAGGCTGGCCATTTGAGGCTCTTCAGCGATTCCTGCTATGGACAGAACAAGAACAGTACAATGGTGGGAATGCTGTCCAGCCTACGAAGCACTATCTTTAAAGATGTGAAAATGGAGTGCTTCTTCCCTGTCCGTGGCCATAGTTTTCTCCCTGTTGACAGAGTTTTTGGAAGAATTGAGCAGGATATTCGTAAGCAGGACACCATCCTCCTGCCAGACAAATACACCAACATCCTGAAGAAGCATGGCTCTGTGTATGTGTACGGGAAGGACTGGGAGAGCTTTGACCACAAAGCTGCAGCCAAGGCTCTCATACAGTCCACGCGGTCTTACAAGATCAGCGAAGCCCGGGTGCTGGAGATCGATGGCAAAGGGTTGGGGGTGAGAACCACCTTCAGCGGTCCCACCTACCAGCACACTCTCCTGAAGAGAGGCAACAACTGGGGCCAGTATAAAGCAGATCCCCTGCCCATGATGACCACAGTGAAGGCTGTGAAGAAGAAGGACATCATCAGCCTGCTTAAAGCCATTGGTGCCCCAGCAAACGTCGAGGCCTTCTACAATCACGCTTTGGCTGTGACCAGTGATGTCCACAGGGGGGAAGAGTAG